The Paramicrobacterium fandaimingii DNA segment GCTCGGCGAAGTACTGCGCGCTGATGTTGCCGACGCCGATGATGCCAATGTTCACCGTGCTGCCCACAGGAGCCCCCTCTCGACGATCGTGCGAACGTTCGGGTTGTCGAGAACCTCAAGGCGGTGCCCTGCCGTGCAGACGAAGATGCGCCCTGCTCCCCACTGACGCGTCCACACGGTCGGCGTCGTCACCGGCGCCGACCAGGCATCGAAGTCACGTGCGGCAACGGTCGTCGTGGCAAGCACATCGTTGTAACTGTCAGAGAGCACCCAGTACTGCTCGGTCGTGAGCTCGAAGTCGTCGAGCCCGGCGACGATGGGGTGATCGGAGCGCTCGGAAACGATGTTCACCGTGTGCGTGACGTAATTGTCTGCCTGTTCCCCTGCGAGCTGATCCTTCGGAGCCTTCGCGGCGTGGTGGGCGAACTGCCCTCCGACCATGTGCAGATAGTCAGCGCTGTTGCGGTACGAATCGGCGATGCCGCCGTGCCACCCGCCGAGCCCGGTGCCCGCGCGAACCGCCCTGATCAGTCCGCGCAGCTCATCGTCGGCGATGGTGTTCATGGTGTTCGTCTGCACGATGAGATCGACGGTCGAGAGATAGTCGCTCTCTGTGTAGACAGCCGTCGATTCTTCGACGCGCACATCGAAGCCGTTCTGCTCCAAAAATGGAATCACGCTGTTCGTCGTCTCGACGGGCTGGTGCCCGTCCCATCCTCCGCGCACGATGAGTGCCTGCCTGCGGTTACTGCTCATTGTCCTTGTATCTACTTCCCTGTATATCTATGAATGCGTTGTCTTCTGGGAGCTATTTCGTCTGCGAGAACGCCGCGTCGAATGCAGCATCCGGTGGCGTGATCTGCGCCAGAGTGCGCACGAAGGCGAGAGCTTCGGGGCCGCCGACGAGCCGGTCCATGCCGGCGTCTTCCCATTCGACGCTTGTCGGCCCGTGGTATCCGATGGAGTTGAGCGCCCGAAAGATCGGACCCCAGGGAACATCGCCGTGGCCCGTCGAGACGAAGTCCCACCCGCGTCGAGGATCTCCCCAGGGCAGGTGGGAGCCGAGTCTGCCGTTGCGACCGCCCGTGAGCTGCACAACGGACTCCTTGCAGTGCACGTGATAGATCTTCGGCGCAAAGTCGAGAAGGAACGTCACCGGGTCGACCTGCTGCCAGACGAAGTGGCTGGGGTCGAAGTTGAAGCCGAACGCGTCCCGATCGCCAATCGCCTCGAGGGCGCGCTTCGCCGTCCAGTAGTCGTACGCGATCTCTGAGGGGTGAACCTCAAGGGCAAATCGCACTCCGACCTCGTCGAACACGTCGAGAATCGGGCTCCCCCGTTCGGCGAAGTCTCGGTAGCCCGCCTCGATCATGCCGTCGGGCACGGGCGGAAACCCGGCGACGGTCTTCCAGATCGCCGATCCGCTGAAGCCGGTCACCACGTCGACGCCGAGCGCCGCAGCAGCCCGTGCCGTGTCTTTCATCTCTTCCGCGGCGCGCTGACGCACACCCTCGGGGTCTCCGTCTCCCCACACGTGCGGAGGCAGAATGTCTTCGTGGCGCTCGTCGATCGGGTCGTCGCACACGGCCTGCCCGACGAGATGGTTCGCTATCGCGAACACACTCAATCCATTGCGCTCGAGAATCTGCGTGCGCTCGCGCACGTACTCGGGGTCGGTGGCTGCACGGCGCACATCGAGGTGGTCGCCCCACGAGGCGATCTCCAGTCCGTCGTACCCCCACTCGCCAGCAAGGCGAGCGACCTCCTCAAACGGAAGGTCTGCCCACTGGCCCGTAAACAAGGTGATCGGTCGCGTCATTGCTCGACTCCTTCTCTTCTGACGTTTTTCGCGCTGGTGGTTCTCACGCCGACTGCCATCTCGAGTCGTGCGCTGCACTGTGCTCGACAGCATCCAGAACCTGCTGCACCTGCGCGGCATCCGAGAATGACGGTCGCGGCTGACTGCCCTCGGCGATGTTGTTCACCAGGTCGACAACCTGGTGGGTGAAATTGTGCTCGTAGCCGAGCCCATGACCGGTGGGCCACCAGCGTCCGACGTACGGGTGCTCGGGTTCGGTCGCGATGATGCGCCGGAAGCCGATTGCCTCGGCGTCGTCTCTTCCGTCGTAGTAGTTCAAAATGTTTGACTCTTCGAAATCAAATGAGATGGATCCGAGGCTGCCGTTTACCTCGATTCGCATCGCGTTCTTGCGGCCGAGCGCGAAACGCGTCGCCTCGAAGACGCCGAGAGCGCCGCCC contains these protein-coding regions:
- a CDS encoding sugar phosphate isomerase/epimerase family protein; this encodes MTRPITLFTGQWADLPFEEVARLAGEWGYDGLEIASWGDHLDVRRAATDPEYVRERTQILERNGLSVFAIANHLVGQAVCDDPIDERHEDILPPHVWGDGDPEGVRQRAAEEMKDTARAAAALGVDVVTGFSGSAIWKTVAGFPPVPDGMIEAGYRDFAERGSPILDVFDEVGVRFALEVHPSEIAYDYWTAKRALEAIGDRDAFGFNFDPSHFVWQQVDPVTFLLDFAPKIYHVHCKESVVQLTGGRNGRLGSHLPWGDPRRGWDFVSTGHGDVPWGPIFRALNSIGYHGPTSVEWEDAGMDRLVGGPEALAFVRTLAQITPPDAAFDAAFSQTK
- a CDS encoding ThuA domain-containing protein, translating into MSSNRRQALIVRGGWDGHQPVETTNSVIPFLEQNGFDVRVEESTAVYTESDYLSTVDLIVQTNTMNTIADDELRGLIRAVRAGTGLGGWHGGIADSYRNSADYLHMVGGQFAHHAAKAPKDQLAGEQADNYVTHTVNIVSERSDHPIVAGLDDFELTTEQYWVLSDSYNDVLATTTVAARDFDAWSAPVTTPTVWTRQWGAGRIFVCTAGHRLEVLDNPNVRTIVERGLLWAAR